In the genome of Bradyrhizobium arachidis, one region contains:
- a CDS encoding formyltransferase family protein, with protein sequence MSSLTRSVVFAGTRGLATRCLLFVIETCGKDHIAGILGASRYEKTWWRHETSEELWEVADRFGVPFFESIDDVPPLGTFLVSVMWNKIFPSHILARLDGGGINLHPGPLPEYRGSFARTHAILNGEKSFGVTVHYLSERVDRGDILGELRFPVLPSETALSLDTRAQLYGYALFCQVWLRLLDGSASCRSQDDLIAQEKRKACFYPMRMMSALLDSSDVPRSAEELDRLYRALYLPPRIEPPKWLVERVMTNEVRTLARDVHLHGKA encoded by the coding sequence ATGTCGAGCTTAACTAGGAGCGTGGTATTTGCCGGCACCAGGGGACTTGCGACCCGCTGTCTTCTGTTCGTCATCGAGACCTGCGGCAAAGACCACATCGCCGGCATTCTCGGCGCTTCTCGGTACGAGAAAACTTGGTGGAGGCACGAAACCAGTGAGGAGCTTTGGGAAGTCGCAGACCGCTTCGGAGTACCCTTTTTCGAGTCGATAGATGATGTTCCTCCTCTCGGGACGTTTCTCGTAAGCGTCATGTGGAACAAGATTTTCCCGTCCCATATCCTCGCACGGTTAGATGGAGGGGGTATCAATCTTCATCCGGGCCCGCTGCCTGAATATCGCGGCAGTTTTGCGCGGACGCATGCCATACTCAATGGCGAGAAGAGCTTTGGGGTAACTGTCCACTATCTCTCAGAGCGGGTCGATAGGGGCGATATTCTCGGCGAATTGCGGTTCCCCGTGCTGCCTTCTGAGACCGCCCTCTCTTTAGACACCAGAGCGCAACTTTATGGCTACGCTCTCTTCTGCCAAGTGTGGCTGCGTTTATTGGACGGATCGGCGTCGTGTCGCTCACAAGACGACTTGATCGCTCAAGAAAAGCGCAAGGCTTGCTTCTATCCCATGCGCATGATGAGCGCACTTTTGGATTCGTCAGACGTTCCACGCAGCGCCGAAGAACTCGATCGGCTCTACCGCGCTCTATACCTTCCACCACGCATTGAGCCTCCAAAGTGGCTTGTCGAACGAGTCATGACCAATGAGGTTCGGACGCTCGCTCGGGACGTTCATCTCCACGGTAAGGCTTGA
- a CDS encoding CDP-alcohol phosphatidyltransferase family protein: MIAYLFDRANAVTAVGLLCSGAAIGLVAKGQYEVAVALGLWAIIADDVDGEIARRSRNRTVATRTIGKALDAFSDLLFGSVIPAIVVASFMEFPASAVFTALVMLIGALRLAYFDYFGLDERGRSTGLPLSYALPMLAAILLVDHTIAPLQLSVVLPGVFVPLSLLHIAPFKIKASGSLVHVITIGVAATASAGLLMTSRAGQ; the protein is encoded by the coding sequence ATGATCGCATATTTATTTGACCGCGCAAATGCCGTTACTGCCGTGGGGCTCCTGTGTTCTGGCGCAGCGATCGGGCTCGTGGCCAAAGGACAGTATGAGGTGGCAGTAGCGCTAGGACTCTGGGCGATCATCGCTGACGATGTCGACGGCGAAATTGCCCGGCGCAGCAGGAATCGAACGGTGGCCACCAGAACCATTGGTAAAGCTCTCGATGCGTTCTCTGACCTTTTGTTTGGATCAGTCATTCCGGCGATTGTCGTCGCATCTTTTATGGAGTTTCCAGCATCTGCGGTGTTCACAGCGCTCGTGATGCTGATCGGAGCTCTTCGTCTGGCATATTTTGACTACTTCGGATTGGACGAGCGTGGTCGTTCGACCGGTCTACCTCTCTCTTACGCTCTGCCGATGCTGGCCGCGATCTTGCTGGTTGACCACACTATCGCGCCGCTTCAGTTAAGTGTCGTTCTTCCTGGGGTCTTTGTACCGCTATCGTTGCTCCACATCGCCCCCTTCAAGATCAAAGCCTCTGGCAGTCTTGTGCATGTGATAACCATCGGCGTGGCGGCCACTGCGTCCGCCGGATTATTGATGACGAGTAGAGCGGGTCAATAA